Proteins encoded together in one Balearica regulorum gibbericeps isolate bBalReg1 chromosome 3, bBalReg1.pri, whole genome shotgun sequence window:
- the MAS1 gene encoding proto-oncogene Mas, with protein sequence MDESNITFHPSEGTENISMHRNISTQERVWEILTPLWVIMIISFLGFCENGIVLWCLCFQIKRNPFTAYITHLSIADISLLLCTFILSIEYIAGFGFAYGFYYYITTTLSIVFLLGYNTGLYLLTAISIERCLSIVYPIWYRCHRSQHQSAIVCAILWTLSFLMTVAEYLTCKDDSTKEQFDDGNHCQALLIFTWILTFMIFIPLMILSSLILVIRIHRNSLRPHSSKLYIIIVATVIVFLIFAMPMRLLYLLNYHHWSSLLSQQNHVTVVLSTVNSSINPLVYFFVGSSKKKRFKESLKVVLSRALADGLRPRSQEVGMSLDIAETIF encoded by the coding sequence ATGGATGAGTCAAACATAACGTTTCATCCCAGCGAAGGCACAGAGAACATCTCAatgcacagaaacatttctaCACAGGAAAGGGTCTGGGAGATATTGACCCCACTTTGGGTAATTATGATCATCTCCTTCCTGGGTTTTTGTGAAAATGGAATTGTCCTCTGGTGCCTCTGCTTCCAGATCAAAAGAAACCCATTCACTGCGTACATCACACACCTGTCCATTGCTGACATCTCCTTACTGCTTTGTACATTTATTCTGTCAATTGAGTACATTGCTGGTTTTGGATTCGCATATGGTTTTTACTATTATATAACCACCACACTATCTATTGTCTTCCTTCTTGGCTATAATACTGGTCTCTATCTCCTGACAGCCATCAGTATTGAGAGGTGTCTGTCTATTGTTTACCCCATCTGGTACCGATGCCACCGGTCACAGCACCAATCGGCAATTGTGTGTGCAATTCTGTGGACTCTGTCTTTTCTGATGACAGTAGCCGAATACTTAACATGCAAAGATGACTCAACGAAGGAACAATTTGACGATGGCAACCACTGCCAAGCACTGCTCATCTTCACGTGGATCCTGACTTTCATGATTTTCATTCCTCTAATGATTCTCTCCAGCCTGATTTTGGTTATCAGGATTCATCGTAACTCCCTGAGACCTCATTCGTCAAAGCTCTACATCATCATTGTGGCCACCGTCATTGTCTTCCTCATCTTTGCCATGCCTATGAGGCTGTTGTATCTTCTGAATTACCACCACTGGTCGTCTTTGCTTAGCCAGCAGAACCACGTCACCGTTGTTCTCTCCACTGTTAACAGTAGCATCAACCCCCTTGTTTACTTCTTTGTAGGAAGCAGCAAGAAGAAGAGGTTCAAGGAGAGCCTCAAAGTGGTTCTTAGCAGAGCACTTGCTGATGGGTTGCGGCCGAGAAGCCAGGAAGTTGGCATGAGTTTGGATATAGCTGAAACAATTTTCTAA